The following are from one region of the Syntrophales bacterium genome:
- a CDS encoding lysophospholipid acyltransferase family protein yields MKIIPPNPTLVKGKAPTNPPFVKGGRGDFQIKKTVTTKAILLLFSLIPLAVRREIFKAISLLFYRFSTKHRLITLHNLKCACPEKDMKGLGKIARGAFRNLGIVVAEFFEIPSLTRENIHNLIEFEGFENYTKTMSKNRGVLFFTAHLGNWELMAAASAMLGHPLTVIYRPLDNPVLENLVTYVRACKGNKPLPKEGATKQIFRRIKKNEVVGTLLDQNMAWQEGVFVDFFGRPACTTDGLASLALYTGAPVIPAFMVRMENGKYRFIIGEEVTIINAGNPERDILTNTQNFTKIIEGFVRNYPDQWLWVHQRWKTKRHQVV; encoded by the coding sequence ATGAAAATAATCCCCCCTAACCCCACTTTAGTAAAAGGTAAAGCCCCCACTAACCCCCCTTTTGTAAAGGGGGGAAGGGGGGATTTTCAGATAAAAAAAACAGTAACAACAAAAGCCATACTTTTGCTTTTCAGCTTAATTCCACTTGCAGTTAGAAGAGAAATCTTTAAAGCAATTTCCTTGCTTTTTTATCGTTTCTCCACAAAGCACAGACTGATCACCCTTCATAACCTAAAGTGCGCTTGCCCGGAGAAAGACATGAAGGGCTTAGGCAAAATCGCCAGGGGGGCTTTTCGAAATCTCGGGATAGTAGTTGCGGAATTTTTTGAAATTCCTTCTTTGACCAGGGAAAACATCCATAATCTGATAGAATTTGAGGGATTTGAAAATTACACCAAGACCATGTCAAAAAACAGAGGAGTTTTATTCTTTACTGCCCACCTCGGCAACTGGGAACTTATGGCGGCAGCTTCTGCTATGCTGGGACATCCACTTACCGTCATATACCGTCCTTTAGACAACCCTGTTCTGGAAAACCTTGTTACGTATGTGAGGGCATGCAAGGGAAACAAGCCCCTGCCGAAGGAGGGCGCCACAAAGCAGATATTTCGCCGTATCAAAAAAAATGAGGTTGTTGGCACACTTCTCGACCAGAACATGGCCTGGCAGGAGGGTGTTTTTGTTGACTTTTTCGGAAGACCTGCCTGCACAACCGATGGGCTGGCCTCACTGGCTCTCTATACAGGGGCACCGGTTATTCCCGCATTCATGGTCAGAATGGAAAACGGTAAATACCGGTTTATAATTGGCGAAGAGGTTACGATAATAAATGCCGGAAATCCTGAAAGGGATATACTGACAAATACCCAGAACTTCACAAAAATCATTGAAGGTTTTGTGAGAAACTATCCTGAT